The DNA window GCCTGGAGATCGGCGGCCTGCCCGCCGACGCGGCCGGCGAGCCCATCCGCCAGCGCGCGCAGCTCGAGGACTTCACCATCCATTATCGCCCCTGATGCCGGCGGCGGCGCCAGAGCACGAACCCGTACACCCCCGCGTTCCACGCCAGCGCCGCCAGCCCCAGCACAAGCCCCAGCTGCTCGGACGGGATCTGCGGGTAGACCACGGCACCCACGTAGTGCTGGATGAACCCGCCGCTGTAACCCGACTCGCCGGCGAGCGCGCGCAGGCGGTTCTCCCAGGGCGTGAGCGGACACACCCAGTGCATCAGGTTCACCAGCGCGCCCCAGACGAACACCGGCACGTGCAACAAGGCCCAGCGCCCGTCACGCAGGGCGAGCAGGCCGCCGAAGATCACGAACAGGATGAAGCCCAGGTGCAGCAACAGCACCGCGTTGGCCAGCCACAGATAGCTCACGCGCCCACCACGCTTGCGAAGATCATGGTCACATCGTAGTGTGGACCTGAATCGACCCGGAACACATACCGCCTTCCCATCATGCGCCTCCTGCTCCCCTGCCTGCTCCTGATCGTCACCGGCATCGCCCAGGCCCACGAGGTGCAACACGTGCTCACCCAGTCCAGCGCCACCATCATCACAATCCGCTACAGCGACGATGTTAGCGTGGCCGGCGCCCCCTACGAAATCCGCCCGCAGGGCGAGGCCGACCCGGTGCAGATGGGCTGGACGGATCGCGACGGCCGCATCGCCTTCGCCCCGCGCACACCAGGCAGCTACCGGGTCAGCGTCTTCACGGCCGACGGCCATGGCGTGAACCTCGACGTGCAGGTGGACGACTCGCTCGCCAGCGCCCATGCCGAAGCGCCACTGGTCGAGCGCCATGCGCGGCTGGTGGCCGGCGTCGGCATCCTCTTCGGCCTGTTCGGGCTGCTCATGCTGTTCTACCGGCGCCGGCCCGTCTGAGCCATGCACATCCCGGACGGCTTTCTCTCGCCCCAGACCTTTCTGC is part of the Chromatiales bacterium genome and encodes:
- a CDS encoding DUF2784 domain-containing protein — protein: MAVGREDADPVAAWCARGEGDAAVAIRPAHLHRVGLALRADFVGGAGHANIVAVADCDDGGAGLGEHVLHLVGLGDAGDDQEQAGEQEAHDGKAVCVPGRFRSTLRCDHDLRKRGGRVSYLWLANAVLLLHLGFILFVIFGGLLALRDGRWALLHVPVFVWGALVNLMHWVCPLTPWENRLRALAGESGYSGGFIQHYVGAVVYPQIPSEQLGLVLGLAALAWNAGVYGFVLWRRRRHQGR